In a genomic window of Kribbella amoyensis:
- a CDS encoding ABC transporter ATP-binding protein — protein MIGTDAQPNETTSAAVVLADEVTRVYGEGDTAVHALHGVSVEVDTGQLTAVMGPSGSGKSTLMHILAGLDRPTTGSVRIDDIEITTLGDDDLTKLRRRHIGFIFQFFNLLPMLTARENVLLPLTIAGRQVDPAYFDELIARVGLTDRLSHRPAELSGGQQQRVAIARALVSRPTVVFADEPTGNLDSRTSAEILDLLRQSVEEYGQTTVMVTHDARAAAMADRVLFLADGRIVKETGRISQHEILQMIDTLDLQ, from the coding sequence ATGATCGGCACTGACGCACAACCCAACGAGACCACCAGCGCCGCGGTCGTACTGGCCGACGAGGTGACCCGTGTCTACGGCGAGGGCGACACCGCGGTGCACGCGCTGCACGGCGTGAGCGTCGAGGTCGACACCGGACAGCTGACGGCGGTGATGGGTCCGTCCGGCTCCGGCAAGTCGACGCTGATGCACATCCTGGCCGGCCTGGACCGGCCGACGACCGGCTCGGTCCGGATCGACGACATCGAGATCACCACCCTGGGCGACGACGACCTGACCAAGCTGCGCCGCCGGCATATCGGGTTCATCTTCCAGTTCTTCAACCTGCTGCCGATGCTCACCGCCCGGGAGAACGTGCTGCTGCCGTTGACGATCGCGGGCCGGCAGGTCGACCCGGCGTACTTCGACGAGCTGATCGCGCGGGTCGGGCTCACCGACCGGCTCTCGCACCGGCCGGCCGAGCTGTCCGGCGGCCAGCAGCAACGGGTCGCGATCGCGCGCGCCCTGGTGTCCCGGCCGACCGTGGTGTTCGCCGACGAGCCGACCGGCAACCTGGACTCCCGGACCAGTGCCGAGATCCTCGACCTGCTGCGCCAGTCCGTCGAGGAGTACGGGCAGACCACCGTGATGGTCACCCACGACGCCCGCGCGGCCGCGATGGCCGACCGGGTGCTGTTCCTCGCCGACGGCCGGATCGTGAAGGAGACCGGGCGGATCAGCCAGCACGAGATCCTGCAGATGATCGACACGCTGGATCTGCAATGA
- a CDS encoding ABC transporter permease yields the protein MIRFALAGMLSRKLRTALTAIGVVLGVSLISGTYVLTDSITGAFDSIFSENYKNTDATVTGKTAFDTTTDNAGGVAPPFSAALLPEVRKLPEVGAADGTVAGEVQLIGRDGKAIVFGGAPNLGFSVNPELPQFNVLSLISGGWPGPREVVIDTKTAQEKGFAAGDEIGVQARGAAQKMRISGLVEFGAVSSIGGATLAGFELPTAQQLFGKVGQLDQILIAAKDGVSQQQLVDAVGQILPAGTQVRTAEQQAEADSADTSGFLDFFRNFLLVFGGIALFVGSFVIANSLSITIAQRTREFATLRTLGASRRQILSSVVLEALITGLLSAIVGLFLGLAIATGLFNLFDAVGFTLPNNGLVFQTRTIVVGLLVGVLVTVVASLRPAWRATRVPPIAAVREGAKPIPGRFHRYRPVGAALLAVAGIALVVVGLFVNGLSTATLLAALGAGVLLLFIGVALFSSRLVKPLAAASDPVARWAVVTLTVIVWPILALIWLVKRLFRRPAQLPRVLPDVPATTIGGQNSRRDPARTASTAAALMIGLALVTLVATLGAGIIKPFEDAVDGIFSADYAITAQNNFSPLSPDVAAAVAKTPGVEAVTSIRGGQAQAFGENIQITAVDANAPDLLTFDWRSGSQQTLGALGTNGAIVDAEYADKHSLTTGSQIAMTTVTGKVLQLKVLGVFKPPAGGSPFGNITLSTPTFDANNPQPLNIYTFVNMTGGVTAANTAALDQTLSTFPNAKALDRDAFKKAQTDGIKSILNVLYVLLALSVLVSLFGIVNTLVLTVFERTRELGMLRAVGLTRGQVKKMIRHESVITALIGAVIGIVLGLGLALLLAARLEEISFAVPAGQLIVFAVLAVVVGILAAIWPARRAARLNPLEALQYE from the coding sequence ATGATCCGGTTCGCGCTGGCCGGGATGCTGAGCCGCAAGCTCCGGACAGCGCTCACCGCGATCGGCGTCGTGCTCGGCGTCTCGCTGATCTCCGGGACGTACGTGCTGACCGACTCGATCACCGGCGCGTTCGACTCGATCTTCTCGGAGAACTACAAGAACACCGACGCCACCGTCACCGGCAAGACCGCGTTCGACACCACGACGGACAACGCCGGTGGGGTCGCTCCGCCGTTCTCGGCCGCGCTGTTGCCGGAGGTCCGCAAGCTGCCCGAGGTCGGCGCGGCCGACGGGACCGTCGCGGGCGAGGTGCAGCTGATCGGCCGGGACGGCAAGGCGATCGTCTTCGGCGGCGCCCCGAACCTCGGCTTCAGCGTGAACCCGGAGCTGCCACAGTTCAACGTGCTCTCCCTGATCAGCGGCGGCTGGCCCGGTCCGCGCGAGGTCGTCATCGACACCAAGACCGCGCAGGAGAAGGGCTTCGCGGCCGGTGACGAGATCGGCGTCCAGGCCCGCGGCGCGGCGCAGAAGATGCGGATCTCCGGCCTGGTCGAGTTCGGCGCGGTGTCCTCGATCGGCGGTGCGACGCTCGCCGGGTTCGAGTTGCCGACGGCGCAGCAGTTGTTCGGCAAGGTGGGCCAGCTGGACCAGATCCTGATCGCGGCCAAGGACGGGGTGTCCCAGCAGCAACTGGTGGACGCGGTCGGGCAGATCCTGCCGGCCGGGACCCAGGTCCGGACCGCCGAGCAACAGGCCGAGGCCGACTCCGCGGACACCAGCGGGTTCCTCGACTTCTTCCGCAACTTCCTGCTCGTCTTCGGTGGGATCGCGCTGTTCGTCGGCTCGTTCGTGATCGCGAACTCGCTGTCGATCACGATCGCCCAGCGGACCCGCGAGTTCGCCACCCTGCGGACCCTCGGTGCGTCCCGGCGGCAGATCCTCAGTTCGGTCGTGCTCGAGGCGCTGATCACCGGGCTGCTCTCCGCGATCGTCGGGTTGTTCCTGGGGCTGGCGATCGCGACCGGCCTGTTCAACCTGTTCGACGCGGTCGGCTTCACGCTGCCCAACAACGGGCTGGTGTTCCAGACCCGGACGATCGTCGTCGGTCTGCTCGTCGGGGTCCTGGTGACCGTCGTGGCAAGCCTGCGACCGGCCTGGCGGGCGACCCGGGTCCCGCCGATCGCCGCGGTCCGCGAGGGTGCCAAACCGATCCCGGGCCGGTTCCACCGGTACCGGCCGGTCGGTGCCGCCCTGCTCGCGGTGGCCGGGATCGCGCTCGTCGTGGTCGGGCTGTTCGTGAACGGGCTGTCGACCGCGACCCTGCTCGCGGCCTTGGGCGCCGGGGTCCTGCTGCTGTTCATCGGGGTCGCGCTGTTCTCGTCCCGCTTGGTGAAACCGTTGGCCGCGGCGTCGGACCCGGTGGCGCGCTGGGCCGTCGTCACGCTCACCGTGATCGTCTGGCCGATCCTCGCCCTGATCTGGCTGGTGAAGCGCCTGTTCCGGCGGCCGGCCCAGCTCCCGCGGGTCCTGCCCGACGTCCCGGCGACCACGATCGGCGGCCAGAACAGCCGGCGCGATCCGGCCCGGACCGCCTCGACCGCGGCCGCGCTGATGATCGGGCTCGCGCTGGTCACCCTGGTCGCCACCCTCGGGGCCGGGATCATCAAGCCGTTCGAGGACGCCGTCGACGGCATCTTCAGCGCGGACTACGCGATCACGGCGCAGAACAACTTCAGCCCGCTGTCGCCGGACGTGGCGGCGGCGGTCGCCAAGACGCCTGGTGTCGAAGCGGTGACGAGTATCCGTGGTGGGCAGGCGCAGGCGTTCGGCGAGAACATCCAGATCACCGCCGTCGACGCCAACGCGCCGGACCTGCTGACGTTCGACTGGCGGTCCGGATCCCAGCAGACGCTGGGCGCGCTCGGCACGAACGGCGCGATCGTCGACGCGGAGTACGCCGACAAGCACTCGCTGACGACCGGGTCGCAGATCGCGATGACCACCGTCACCGGCAAGGTGCTGCAGCTCAAGGTGCTCGGGGTCTTCAAGCCGCCGGCGGGCGGATCGCCGTTCGGCAACATCACCCTGTCCACGCCGACGTTCGACGCGAACAACCCGCAGCCGCTGAACATCTACACCTTCGTCAACATGACCGGCGGCGTCACGGCGGCGAACACGGCCGCGCTCGACCAGACGCTGAGCACGTTCCCGAACGCGAAGGCGCTCGACCGGGACGCGTTCAAGAAGGCGCAGACCGACGGCATCAAGAGCATCCTCAACGTGCTGTACGTGCTGCTCGCGCTGTCGGTGCTGGTCAGCCTCTTCGGCATCGTCAACACGCTCGTGCTCACCGTCTTCGAACGGACCCGCGAGCTCGGCATGCTCCGCGCGGTCGGGTTGACCCGCGGCCAGGTGAAGAAGATGATCCGGCACGAGAGCGTGATCACGGCCCTGATCGGCGCGGTGATCGGGATCGTGCTCGGCCTCGGCCTGGCCCTGCTGCTCGCCGCCCGGCTGGAGGAGATCAGCTTCGCGGTCCCGGCCGGCCAGCTGATCGTGTTCGCCGTCCTGGCGGTGGTGGTCGGGATCCTGGCCGCGATCTGGCCGGCCCGGCGGGCGGCCCGCCTCAACCCGCTGGAGGCCCTGCAGTACGAGTAG
- a CDS encoding helix-turn-helix transcriptional regulator, giving the protein MLDVLGLADAEELAYRALVEVPSADAAELAERLGCQQIEAARSLAALETLGLAARSSGGTDRYVASPPSVALAALAVQREEELRRAQREIEALTEIYRGTDTDRSISDVVDVVRGAKAVAQRFAQLQMAARDEVLGFVKAAVAVVPPEENTEEDAAVTRGVRYRVVIERSSFERPGFFAAAADSLEKGEEVRVVPELPIRLLIVDRRIALVPLLSGSAGIGALIVHRSGMLDALLALFDQVWRNGLPLVLGTDGMVEGPPSDGLSELDSRILGLLLAGLTDQAVANQLGLSMRTVQRRVRALMDIVAADTRLQLGFHAARRGWI; this is encoded by the coding sequence GTGCTCGACGTGCTGGGACTCGCCGACGCCGAAGAACTGGCCTATCGCGCCCTCGTCGAGGTGCCGTCGGCCGACGCCGCCGAGCTGGCCGAGCGACTCGGCTGCCAGCAGATCGAGGCGGCCCGGTCACTCGCCGCGCTGGAGACGCTCGGCCTCGCGGCCCGGTCCAGCGGCGGCACCGACCGGTACGTCGCCTCACCGCCTTCGGTCGCACTGGCCGCGCTCGCCGTCCAGCGCGAGGAGGAGCTGCGCCGGGCCCAGCGCGAGATCGAGGCGCTGACCGAGATCTACCGCGGTACGGACACGGACCGCTCGATCAGCGACGTCGTGGACGTGGTCCGCGGGGCCAAGGCGGTCGCGCAGCGGTTCGCCCAGTTGCAGATGGCGGCCCGCGACGAGGTGCTCGGCTTCGTCAAGGCGGCCGTCGCGGTCGTCCCGCCGGAGGAGAACACCGAGGAGGACGCCGCGGTCACCCGGGGCGTCCGGTACCGGGTGGTGATCGAGCGGAGTTCGTTCGAGCGGCCCGGGTTCTTCGCCGCGGCCGCCGACTCGCTGGAGAAGGGCGAGGAGGTCCGGGTCGTCCCCGAACTCCCGATCCGGTTACTGATCGTGGACCGGCGGATCGCCCTGGTGCCGTTGCTGTCCGGGTCGGCGGGCATCGGCGCGCTGATCGTGCACCGCAGCGGCATGCTGGACGCGCTGCTCGCCCTGTTCGACCAGGTCTGGCGCAACGGGCTCCCGCTCGTGCTGGGCACCGACGGCATGGTCGAGGGGCCGCCCAGTGACGGCCTGTCCGAACTGGACTCGCGCATCCTCGGTCTGCTGCTCGCCGGCCTCACCGACCAGGCGGTCGCCAATCAGCTCGGCCTGTCCATGCGGACCGTACAGCGCCGGGTCCGCGCGTTGATGGACATCGTGGCCGCCGATACCCGGCTCCAGCTCGGCTTCCACGCCGCCCGGCGCGGCTGGATCTGA
- a CDS encoding S8 family serine peptidase — MSSRLLIGAAATTLLASVLVPATASSNAVAATDPTVGPGSSAAVPQIPVDTAKVVTLLTGDKVQVSPAADGRTNLRFVPADPAAPGYETRTVGKDVYVVPDSAAELVQRGKVDDALFNVSALVRQGYDDTSTQQIPVITTYKPTARSTVQPVPPGATRTRALPTVHAAALKTGKDRARETWSALTSVANPAGKELDKIWLDAKVTKTLDESVPYVGAPAAWRAGFDGAGTKVAVLDSGVDADHPDLQGAVVAQENYTDSPDVTDHDGHGTHTSSTVAGRGTASGGRNKGVAPGAQLLSGKVLNDYGSGELSWIIAGMEWAVAQGADVVSMSIGTSEPVDCTDPMAAAVDRISASSGVLFVIAAGNLGGPAETITSPGCAASALTVAATDLTQTTAGFSGRGPVMGNHAVKPDIAAPGVDITAARAGGRGDSAYVDMNGTSMATPHVAGAAAILKQQHPTWTGQQLKSALQSTVRSASSVGVYEQGAGELDVANAVAQQVTGPGTTDLGTFAWPHKPADKVTKPLVYTNHGDKPVTLRLTADIRGNNGKAMPRTAVRLGTTSVRIPAGQTAQVPLAVDPSVKLDHGLYGAVSARVVATSNDGRTVVTPVGFYLEPQHVDVTFQLIDRNGQPASSITALDVFDLDSIAAQRVGFDGADRTLHLRAGTYSLAAVIATDGAEGTVESYSFLGDPEVTLTKDTTITYDARKAVQAKVTTQRASEYRGGSLTYGRVIDDWVLSSSRGFTNRVKAVYLADTPTKAKRGTFEVVEGWQYGSPDWAASPYLYSLAFTHSREIKGGVNHRVTDRQLASIDATYYTPGKNFTYSEYVDVWRPWSLTLIPTGDRGSVAAPNRVEHLVTAERDTKVTQMVGHSDAMAWPFATLMTSTGKAYKAGSRHTETWYQAGLRPGLRRDQTTGQAVIPAARSGNYVWSNFAGWSDTQPGHFSIHGFLDLGNTELFANGESLGRYGFYGQGGWDVPAGPTDLELASTLHRWQREAYSWESPAEAETRWRWTSSSADSGKALPLLFPDYDLAVDTNDRAPRVAEYPITVRLEAGEWFQPGPITSARAWASYDDGATWTEAPVQRTATKAVVTVDNTLAESFVTLKVELTEAGGKAVTQTLKQFYGVRR, encoded by the coding sequence ATGTCCTCCCGCTTGCTGATCGGAGCAGCCGCGACCACGCTGCTCGCCTCCGTTCTTGTCCCGGCGACGGCCTCGTCAAACGCCGTCGCCGCCACCGATCCGACCGTCGGCCCCGGTTCGTCCGCCGCGGTCCCGCAGATCCCCGTCGACACCGCGAAGGTGGTCACCCTCCTCACCGGCGACAAGGTGCAGGTCAGCCCCGCCGCCGACGGCCGGACCAACCTCCGCTTCGTCCCCGCCGACCCGGCCGCGCCCGGGTACGAGACCCGCACGGTCGGCAAGGACGTGTACGTCGTGCCCGACAGCGCGGCCGAACTCGTCCAGCGCGGCAAGGTGGACGACGCGTTGTTCAACGTCAGCGCGCTGGTCCGGCAGGGGTACGACGACACGTCGACCCAGCAGATCCCGGTGATCACCACGTACAAGCCGACCGCGCGGTCCACCGTCCAGCCGGTACCGCCGGGTGCGACCCGGACGCGGGCGCTCCCCACGGTCCACGCGGCCGCGCTGAAAACCGGCAAGGACCGCGCCCGGGAGACCTGGAGCGCGCTCACGTCGGTCGCGAATCCGGCCGGCAAGGAGCTGGACAAGATCTGGCTCGACGCGAAGGTGACCAAGACGCTGGACGAGAGCGTGCCGTACGTCGGTGCGCCGGCGGCTTGGCGAGCCGGGTTCGACGGCGCCGGGACGAAGGTGGCCGTGCTCGATTCCGGGGTCGACGCCGACCATCCGGATCTTCAGGGTGCGGTCGTCGCCCAGGAGAACTACACCGACAGCCCCGACGTCACCGACCACGACGGTCACGGCACCCACACCTCGTCCACGGTCGCGGGCCGCGGTACCGCGTCGGGCGGCCGGAACAAGGGTGTCGCCCCGGGCGCCCAGTTGTTGTCCGGCAAGGTCCTGAACGACTACGGGTCCGGTGAGTTGTCCTGGATCATCGCCGGGATGGAGTGGGCCGTCGCGCAGGGCGCCGACGTGGTCAGCATGTCCATCGGCACGTCCGAACCGGTCGACTGCACCGACCCGATGGCGGCCGCCGTGGACCGGATCAGCGCGAGCTCCGGCGTGCTGTTCGTGATTGCCGCCGGCAACCTCGGCGGACCGGCCGAGACGATCACCAGCCCGGGGTGCGCCGCCTCCGCGCTCACCGTCGCGGCCACCGACCTGACCCAGACCACGGCCGGCTTCTCCGGCCGCGGCCCGGTGATGGGCAACCACGCGGTGAAGCCGGACATCGCGGCACCGGGTGTCGACATCACGGCCGCCCGGGCCGGCGGTCGCGGCGACTCGGCGTACGTCGACATGAACGGAACCTCGATGGCGACCCCGCACGTCGCCGGTGCGGCCGCGATCCTCAAGCAGCAGCACCCGACCTGGACCGGGCAGCAGCTGAAGTCTGCGTTGCAGAGCACGGTCCGGTCCGCGTCGAGCGTCGGCGTGTACGAGCAGGGCGCCGGCGAGCTCGATGTCGCCAACGCGGTCGCCCAGCAGGTCACCGGACCCGGTACCACCGACCTCGGCACGTTCGCCTGGCCGCACAAGCCGGCCGACAAGGTGACCAAGCCGCTCGTCTACACCAACCACGGGGACAAGCCCGTCACGTTGCGCCTCACCGCGGACATCCGCGGCAACAACGGCAAGGCGATGCCGCGGACAGCGGTCCGCCTCGGTACCACCTCGGTCCGGATCCCGGCCGGCCAGACCGCGCAGGTCCCGCTCGCCGTCGACCCCAGCGTCAAGCTCGACCACGGCCTGTACGGGGCGGTCAGCGCGCGCGTGGTTGCCACCAGCAACGACGGCCGGACCGTGGTCACCCCGGTCGGCTTCTACCTCGAACCACAGCACGTCGACGTCACCTTCCAACTGATCGACCGGAACGGGCAGCCCGCCTCTTCGATCACCGCGCTCGACGTGTTCGACCTGGACAGCATCGCGGCCCAGCGCGTCGGCTTCGACGGCGCCGACCGGACCCTCCACCTCCGCGCCGGGACGTACTCGCTGGCCGCCGTGATCGCGACCGACGGCGCCGAGGGGACGGTCGAGTCGTACAGCTTCCTCGGCGATCCCGAGGTCACCCTGACGAAGGACACCACGATCACCTACGACGCCCGCAAGGCGGTTCAGGCCAAGGTGACCACGCAGCGCGCCAGCGAGTACCGGGGCGGCAGCCTCACCTACGGCCGGGTCATCGACGACTGGGTGCTGTCGAGCTCGCGCGGTTTCACCAACCGGGTCAAGGCGGTCTACCTGGCGGACACCCCGACGAAGGCGAAGCGCGGCACCTTCGAGGTGGTCGAGGGGTGGCAGTACGGCTCGCCCGACTGGGCCGCGTCGCCGTATCTCTACAGCCTGGCGTTCACCCACAGCCGGGAGATCAAGGGCGGCGTGAACCACCGGGTGACGGACCGGCAGCTCGCCTCGATCGACGCGACCTACTACACCCCGGGCAAGAACTTCACCTACTCCGAGTACGTCGACGTCTGGCGGCCGTGGAGCCTGACCCTGATCCCGACCGGTGACCGCGGCTCGGTCGCCGCGCCGAACCGGGTCGAGCACCTGGTCACCGCCGAACGCGACACCAAGGTGACCCAGATGGTCGGCCACTCCGACGCGATGGCCTGGCCGTTCGCCACCCTGATGACGTCGACCGGGAAGGCGTACAAGGCCGGCAGCCGGCACACCGAGACCTGGTACCAGGCGGGGCTGCGGCCGGGGCTGCGGCGGGACCAGACGACCGGGCAGGCCGTGATCCCGGCGGCCCGGAGCGGGAACTACGTCTGGAGCAACTTCGCCGGCTGGTCCGACACCCAGCCGGGGCACTTCTCGATCCACGGCTTCCTGGACCTCGGCAACACCGAGCTGTTCGCGAACGGCGAGTCGCTCGGCCGGTACGGGTTCTACGGCCAGGGTGGCTGGGATGTGCCGGCCGGACCGACCGACCTGGAGCTGGCGTCCACCCTGCACCGCTGGCAACGCGAGGCGTACTCGTGGGAGTCGCCGGCCGAGGCGGAGACGCGCTGGCGCTGGACGAGCTCGTCGGCCGATTCGGGGAAGGCGCTGCCGTTGCTCTTCCCGGACTACGACCTGGCCGTCGACACCAACGACCGGGCGCCGCGGGTCGCGGAGTACCCGATCACGGTCCGGCTCGAGGCGGGGGAGTGGTTCCAGCCCGGCCCGATCACCTCGGCGCGCGCCTGGGCGTCGTACGACGACGGCGCGACCTGGACCGAAGCCCCGGTCCAGCGGACCGCGACCAAGGCCGTCGTGACCGTCGACAACACCTTGGCCGAGAGCTTCGTCACCCTCAAGGTGGAGCTCACCGAAGCCGGCGGCAAGGCGGTCACCCAGACCCTCAAGCAGTTCTACGGGGTCCGCCGGTAA